A section of the Triticum dicoccoides isolate Atlit2015 ecotype Zavitan chromosome 7A, WEW_v2.0, whole genome shotgun sequence genome encodes:
- the LOC119330813 gene encoding transcription factor MYB53-like — protein sequence MGRSPCCDGEAGVKKGPWTPEEDKLLVDYIQEKGHGSWRRLPKLAGLNRCGKSCRLRWTNYLRPDIKRGRFTDDEEKLIIHLHSLLGNKWSSIATKLPRRTDNEIKNYWNTHLRKKLLGMGIDPVTHRPRTDLSLLAGLPGLLAAAGNFGGAGSATGAWDMNALRLQADAAKFQLLQGLVRALTTAAVPAPAPGMDNLMALLAASSGGQSGMNNGGQHGVDQSMLLQQCQWDGMNNLPALTNSAPASGMHNISGMFDGFGAGDGLSSTELGCHGGASGSNVTVDAVAPPRPMVANDQECNNNGGGGVSCEQTPASSPFDGLESLNLMDDLNTDGSWKDLLEQMSWLNSSEL from the exons atggggcGGTCGCCGTGCTGCGACGGGGAGGCCGGCGTGAAGAAGGGCCCGTGGACGCCCGAGGAGGACAAGCTGCTGGTGGACTACATCCAGGAGAAGGGCCACGGCAGCTGGCGTCGCCTGCCCAAGCTCGCCGGCCTCAACCGCTGCGGCAAGAGCTGCCGCCTCCGCTGGACCAACTACCTCCGCCCCGACATAAAGCGCGGCCGCTTCACCGACGACGAGGAGAAGCTCATCATCCACCTCCACTCCCTCCTCGGCAACAA GTGGTCGTCGATTGCTACGAAGCTGCCGAGGAGGACGGACAACGAGATCAAGAACTACTGGAACACTCACCTGCGCAAGAAGCTGCTCGGCATGGGCATCGACCCCGTCACGCACCGCCCCCGCACCGACCTCAGCCTGCTCGCCGGGCTCCcgggcctcctcgccgccgccggtaaCTTCGGCGGCGCCGGCTCGGCCACGGGCGCCTGGGACATGAACGCGCTCAGGCTGCAGGCCGACGCCGCCAAGTTCCAGCTGCTTCAGGGGCTCGTGCGCGCGCTCACCACCGCCGCGGTGCCCGCGCCCGCACCTGGCATGGACAACCTCATGGCACTCCTCGCCGCCAGCAGCGGTGGGCAGAGTGGCATGAATAACGGTGGGCAGCACGGCGTTGACCAGAGCATGCTGCTACAACAGTGCCAGTGGGACGGCATGAATAACCTACCGGCGCTGACCAACTCCGCGCCGGCGAGTGGCATGCACAACATCAGCGGCATGTTCGATGGCTTCGGCGCCGGCGACGGGCTGAGCTCGACGGAGCTCGGGTGCCACGGCGGGGCGAGCGGGAGCAACGTGACCGTGGACGCGGTGGCGCCACCGCGCCCAATGGTGGCCAACGACCAGGAGTGCAACAACAATGGCGGCGGCGGTGTGTCGTGCGAGCAGACGCCGGCGTCGAGCCCGTTCGACGGGCTGGAGAGCCTGAACCTGATGGATGACCTCAACACGGACGGTAGCTGGAAGGATTTGCTAGA GCAAATGTCATGGCTGAACTCAAGTGAGCTGTGA